The proteins below come from a single Drosophila suzukii chromosome X, CBGP_Dsuzu_IsoJpt1.0, whole genome shotgun sequence genomic window:
- the LOC108005090 gene encoding solute carrier family 35 member E1 homolog — MLGGKRTGSRHIAVVLLMCLFWYVISSSNNVIGKMVLNEFPFPMTVTLVQLCSITLYSGPFFNLWRIRKYQDIPRPYYYRLIVPLALGKLLASVTSHISLWKVPVSYAHTVKATMPLFTVVLTRIFFGEKQPTLVYLSLLPIITGVGIATVTEISFDMMGLISALISTMGFSMQNIFSKKVLKDTNIHHLRLLHLLGQLSLFIFLPLWLYMDSLAVFRHTAIKNLDYRVIALLFADGVLNWLQNIIAFSVLSLVTPLTYAVASASKRIFVIAVSLLILGNPVTWVNCLGMTLAIVGVLCYNRAKQMTRGREKPTLPLSQNSHVKYSPLEQHTDPYYRGSVNGKLSNGLHRTPGNSLLANGSGMPNGTTTRLLFV; from the exons ATGCTGGGTGGCAAGCGGACAGGGTCACGGCACATAGCCGTTGTGCTGCTGATGTGCCTCTTCTGGTACGTGATCTCCTCGAGCAACAACGTGATTGGCAAGATGGTCCTGAACGAATTTCCTTTCCCGATGACGGTGACTCTGGTCCAGCTGTGCAGCATCACGCTGTACAGCGGACCTTTCTTCAACCTGTGGCGCATTCGAAAGTATCAGGACATTCCGCGCCCCTACTACTACCGCCTGATAGTCCCGCTGGCGCTGGGCAAGCTCCTGGCCTCCGTCACCTCTCACATCTCACTGTGGAAGGTACCAGTTTCTTATGCTCACACAG TAAAAGCCACAATGCCACTATTCACCGTCGTGCTCACGCGCATCTTTTTTGGTGAGAAACAACCGACACTTGTGTACCTCAGTCTGCTGCCCATCATAACGGGAGTAGGTATTGCTACTGTCACGGAGATCTCCTTCGACATGATGGGTCTGATCAGTGCCCTCATCTCAACAATGGGCTTCTCCATGCAAAACATCTTTTCAAAGAAG GTGCTTAAAGACACCAACATCCATCATTTACGGCTGCTGCATTTGCTTGGCCAGCTGTCGCTGTTTATCTTCTTGCCCCTCTGGTTATACATGGATAGCCTTGCTGTATTCCGCCACACGGCCATT AAAAACCTGGACTACCGTGTGATTGCCCTGCTTTTCGCAGACGGCGTTTTAAACTGGCTGCAGAACATCATCGCCTTCAGCGTCTTGTCTCTAGTCACTCCACTAACCTATGCAGTGGCTAGCGCCTCAAAGCGGATCTTTGTGATCGCCGTATCGCTCCTGATCCTCGGCAATCCGGTTACGTGGGTCAACTGCCTTGGTATGACGCTGGCGATTGTGGGTGTGCTGTGCTACAATCGCGCCAAACAGATGACACGGGGCCGGGAGAAGCCCACGCTTCCGTTGTCGCAGAACAGCCATGTGAAGTACTCTCCGCTGGAGCAACATACAGATCCGTATTACCGGGGATCAGTCAACGGGAAACTATCTAATGGGTTGCACAGGACGCCGGGAAACAGCCTCTTGGCCAATGGCAGCGGAATGCCGAACGGAACGACAACGCGGCTGCTCTTTGTATAG